Genomic window (Maylandia zebra isolate NMK-2024a linkage group LG11, Mzebra_GT3a, whole genome shotgun sequence):
ttagggtccttagggactagtaaagcgctatataaatacaggccatttactgtaTAACTTTAAGGTATTTCTgtattgttttcatttgttgtatttattctACAACTCATGTCAAGAGGAAATACTGCATTTCTTacactaatgtaaaaaaaaatattattttgactttaaatacaaaatacatgaCAATTCAGTAAATTAGTTAGTTAATTCTAATATGAACAGCCAAAGTTTTAACAGTCAAATTGTGTAACAATATAACCCTATATATGGTCATGCTCTATTGCGAGTGCTTTTCTTCTGCTGGAGTTGGACCTTCTCCCTCCTGTCACAAGGCAAGAGATGGGGTAGACCCTGCACAGGTTGCCAGTCAGTCTAATACACAGTGATAACTATCATTACCTATGATCAATTTTTGAAGGCCAATAACCCTAACATGCATGACTTGGGGCAGAGTTTCATGCATGACTTTGGGCAGAAGTTTGGTTTTTACCTTGGAAGATTTTCTGGACGGTGAGTGGTCTGTTCCCCAGACTTGAGCCTTCACCTCCCTCCAGACTGAAGCCCAGATCCCggctgtttttctgcagttGCACAGACACTGTTTGACCTAAGAGGAGGGGAAAACACAAATAAAGTATCTCATTTTCAGTTCAAGATTAGGAACGTCATTATCAGATCTTTGTTAGAGCATTACCTCTAATACTGACCTGTCTCATATTGTTCCGGTGTTTGTCCCCGACTATTTCCCTCTTCTCCTTTCTTAGAGCTGTCTATGATGTCCCCCCTCCTCACCACCACAACTACCATATCCTTTGCCTTTGCCCTTCTTAAAACCCTCAAGGCTTCCCAGTGGGCACTCCCAGATAGTGCTGTGCCATTGATGGATAAAACCTGGTCACCTTCCTTTATAGAGCCTTGCTTGGCTGCAACACCTGAGTGAAATACTTTGTGAACCTGAgcagaggacaaaagaaaagaagaagaaaaaacataaaaatactgCAGACACACATTTGAATATTTGCCAAGTCGAAGCAGGAAGTAGAATTTTCTCACAGTGATGGGCTTGTTTTGGTCCACGCCTCCTGCCAAACTGAAGCCTAGTCCAACTCCCACATCTTTATGGAGAACCACTACCTGCACATCATCATAGTCCTGAGGGAAACAAAAGGATgtcaaaatacacaaaatgttCAGGTGCTCAGAGTTGAacattttttgtccttttttaaaCTCAATTCAGTCGGTACATGACCTGGTCAGCTGCAACAGCTGTAGCAATATTAACATTACATGTAAAGTGCCTAGGGAAAGCCTTATCTAGATGGAGGTTACTGGACCAGTGAACTGACCACCGCAACCACAGCCGCAAAAATATCAAACAACTGATCATTAAAACCATTCGAAAGGTTTTAACTTCATGCTGTTTTTACCTGCAGGGCACCGTCCCCCAGGTTCCTCACTTCCTCTACAAGCTTGTCGAGCTCCTCAGCGGgcatcacagacacacaggaaaACGCTGACATATCTGAGCTCATTGAAGCGGTACGCCGGTTTGTTGACTGCCAGTCATCGCTGTCATTCTCTGAATCGTAGTCAGCTCCAGCAAAGTTACACAGGTCCGAAAGACTAcaagaaggaaaataaaatgttttaggGGTAAAACTAATTATCTGCTTCAATGAGCAACTCCATTAAACCAGAAATAAACAAGCACGGTACGCACGTGACAGAGAAGCTCCTGCGATCTGACTGACTCATATTGCTGGTGATGGTAACTGAGGACTCCCCTGAGTCTGAATCATAGTTTGAATCATCATCTTTTTGGGTgctttcatcatcatcaacatcctCATCATCACTAAAGACTTTCAAATCTGGGTTCAAACCAGCTATCCAAGCATTCAGGTCCAATAACCGTTTCTTGCCTTTCTGGGGTGTTGTTTGGATGTCTGGGGAGATGACATCTTGAAGGTTGTTGTTAGAAGATGTGGGAAGGGCACGAGGAGAAGAGTCTGGATCTTTTGCTGGACATGTGAAGACGGGAGGGCTTTTGTTGTCACTGTCGGCAGTGGGAGTGACATCCCCCAGCTGTGCCACAGGTGAAGTAGTCAGTAAATAGCTAGGGCTGTTTGTTGGAGTCTGTTCATCATCACTAACTGGTGAAGTAATATCAGAGTGTGACCTTTCCTTGTGTGAAGGGTCACAGGGTGGTAGTGGGGTTGGTGTACTGCTGCCTGTCACGTCTCTCTCACTTGCCTCTTCAGGGCTTGAGGCTTTGGAGAAATCTATCTCATCTGTGCCAAGCTTTCCACTTACAGCTCTGTCACTTTCGTGAGGCATTTCTTGGGTAGTCTTGAGTCTGGAAAATTTTAAATCGTCAGTAGagtctatttttcttttctgatccAAGTCATTTAGTCCTGTCTGTTCCTTCTTTATTCTTAGTCCAATTTCATCCACTGATAAATTTCTGTCAGGCCAAACCTTGTTTACTGTTCCCATCATTTTGTCTTCACTTTTATCTTGTGCCTCCCCTTCTTCTTGGAGTCCTGCCCACTTTTTCCTTagctcatttatttcttttgcaGACCCGCTCTTCTTCACTCCTTCATGTCCCCTGCTGGCTTGTGCTGGTACAGAAAAGGTACGTCTGGGTATTTGGACTTGGCCTGTTGCAAAACTCTGAGTTCGCTGTGTCAGAGCCTCAAACTGGTTGATCTTCTTTCTAACACTGGCTGCTGAGGAGACAGACAGAgccttctttctctctgctgTTTTCACATTGGTTTTCTGTGGATTCGTCTCAAATACATCCTCATAAGCATTGCCACCCTTCAATTCCGTTATTTGATCTGGTCCATCAACACTTCTAGTCCTGTCTCTCAACATGCCCCTTATTACattagtttttctgttttcctctcCGTTGTTTGCAGAGCTATCGTCTTTGCTTTTGTCTCTGAATTCAGATGACTCTCTGAAAGAATCTGGTGTCTCTTCTAACAAAGTTTTTGGCTGTGCGTTTGCCCTTGCAGATCTAATCTGTGCAGCTATACTGGACCTACTCCTGGCTCTATCCAGGGACCTTGTACCTGTTTCCATAAAACCCTTGCCCCAATTAACTCCACTTTCCTCTGAATACCTTCCCTGCATCCACCCTCCTGGTGAGCTATCTCTTATGCTTGCCCCAGATGAAAATGAAGTCTCAAACCCTGAGGCATTGGCATCTTTTTGTGTCCAGAGTGAAAGTCCACTTTTCACTGCACTATTGCTGTCCTTCGAGAAGAAACTCATAGGGAAGGTGCCCCCTGCTGTCTTCTCATGAGGCTTTTGCTGCTGTGAAATGAGGGATTCTGTTGATGATTCAGAGTTATTAGAGGAATCCCTATTTTTGTAGTCATCCGTTTTACCAAAACCAGTAGGTCCAAAGAGTTTCTCTATCCGCTCCATTATACTTTGGCCACTTTTGGGCCCCAATGAAGCAGATGTCTCTGTGTAACTATAGTTAGATCCAGACAGGGATCTTAACCTGGTAGGGAGAGTCTTACCCCTACTGCCCCTTTCCAAAAGCTCGCTTCTCTCTTGAAGATTACTTACACCTACAGAATTAAAGGCCGGTAGTGATGAAATCCTGTCCATGACGCTGCCTTCAATTTGTGTCCTCCTTCCCTCCAAAGCTCCAGCATATTTACTGGTGTCCCCCTTATTGTTGTTGGACAGCTGAGAAAAGTCAGCTATGGTATTGGGATCAGGTTTTCTAGCGCCTGTTTTGAAATCTAAACTCTTACTTCTGCTTGTAAGGTTGGATCCCCTCCACGCCGATCTTCCCTGGCTTTCAAATGCAGGGTTTTCTCTTCTGTCAGTGCCAAACTCTGGGATCGTTCTGTTTGTGCTGACACTGCTGCCACTCCTAGTCCTGGTTTCACATCCAGTGACTGTGTCGTCATCCTTATTTGTAccgtttgtgttggtgtgtttccTATATCGTTCTCTTTCTGCAACTTCTCCTATGCCCTCCCGTTTCCTGACACCTGAGCTGCGAGAGAGACTGTATGTGGGAGAGTTAGCTGAGCGGACGGTGAATTTCACCCCTGTCCTCTGCTTGCCATACTCATTCTGTGAAGCGGGCAGCAGAGACGAGTCCATTGTCTGAGAGTAAACAAAGTTAATGACCTCCTGTCAAATGCCAGATCCCAAAAAAAGAGCGGAAGAGTGAACTAGATATTTTCTGGGAATCCAAGCGACTGTCTTTTAGATTGCACTCTGGAAGCGGTTCATCTAGGAGGCTCGCGTTTTGGgcgtgtaaaaaacaaatagtgTCACAGTTACAATCCTCTCATTAGATTCTTCCACAGACAGACATCCTCAGTGCAGTAGTTTGATATTCCTAATTGTGCTCTGGTTTGCGGCCTGGAAGTGGTGACTCCACTGgctcttcttcttgttttgaCCACAGGAGACTCCAGTTCCCCAGCTCGACCTCACTGAACAGCTCCCATTGCCTGCCAAgcataaaaatgcacaaaatttTATTCTCAGAATGGATTGGACTGGAATGTAGAGATGTGGATTGTGGTCACTTTGGCCACTTGGAATGGTCAACAATATCTCACAGTGTTAGAGGACAGGAAACATAAAATGTGGAGACTGATTCGGGTAGAAAGCATTAACAAATGTTAAGAAATTAGATCAAAACTAAACAACAACTCACTTAAAAACCTCTGCCACCAAGCTCACTTTGCAACATGTTCTTGCTGTCCTCTCCCTGACTCACCGAACAGTATGACTCAGATAGTGTTCTCTGCTGTACACACGTATGAGACACCATGTTTACATAGGCAACATACTTGAAGTTACCTGTCAGCATCAGCTAAACCTGAACCAAAAACTGGTAAAACTCACCTAACAGCAATCCACTCAGCAAAAGCAATGTATCAAGTGCCAATCTCTGCAGCAGGTATCAGTCTCGTGGTCAAAGAGAGACAGCAGCTTGTTCAAATCAAACGGTCATAAGAGCACAGATTTACTTTGATTTAAATACAGCCTGCAGATAACATCACTGAGGGGTAATGACTCATCATGGTTATCTGTGTGTACAGCCAATGAAAACAATGATAACCATCTTTAATCGCTAATCAAGTCTGAATGAAGATCTAATCATTTATAATGTCATTAAGGATAAATTCTGCAAGCTGATGGTTTCCTGTAATTATATATCATAAGAGTAGATTTACAGTATGCAGTGCTTTGTTTAGTTTAGGCTAAAGCATGGCACTTCCAGACAGTCACTGGAGGTGCTTTCCAGTGCAGATGAGCCTGAGAGTCAGTTTACAGAAACACCTGTTATATTTTGCCCCATCTGCGTAAGCAGGGCAACACATAGTCATTCACTTTAAACTCCCCTTTGAATCGCAAGAAGGAAACAATTGCACCCTCACATCAAATGAAAATACACACATTTACTCAATTACACAGTTACAAATTAGCCAACTAAAAGTCCGCTCCTATATTCACAAAAAAGGTATCTTACCTCCTTTAAGTGTGTTTTCTGTACTCGTCCTGGGTCATTGTGTTAACTCGGATTCGTAATGAAGACATTGCCATGTAATGACATCAGCTCCTCGCTCCTGACTGCCCTTCTCTCACTCTTTGTCTGCTTCTCTTTACATCAGCTTTGCATGATAGAGTGTGTACAGTGACGCAAACCTGCCACACTGGTTTGTCctctctccttttcttcctccctgtgtctctctgtctttctctctcctccccctcctaTTGTTGttctctccctcttttcctTACTCTCACAgggtaacattcctgactgagGTTCAATGTGTCACCCTTCAAACGCCTCGATAgggaatgcacacacacacgtttaccCACGTTTAAACACACACCCCACTAATCATTTGATATGAACATCTTTTATAGCTTCAGGGAGATAAGATACAATTTCGATATTGTGTGAAACGGTACAAGCATGACATTTCCTAAAACAAGGCCCGTAATGTCACCCCACCTCAGGCAAACCCGGGTCCAATCATCTGGGCTGAGCAGGTATCAAAATACATAATAACAGAGCACCTTTAATTGGGTCCAGAGATTACAAAGAGCCAGGAATACTAGCAGGGATAAATATTGCCATAAGAACACATCTCATATGTCATCTGTTCAACAAAACagagcttcactccacacacacacacttggtgAGAGTCAGTGGGTTTGTAATGCTGACTAAAGGGAAAAATATCTGCGATTGCTGATCATTTTTGTTCTCACTGAACAAGCTGTTTGTGGGAACAAAAAGcctttttattacaaattttaAAACAAAGGGAAGCACACATA
Coding sequences:
- the si:dkey-92i15.4 gene encoding uncharacterized protein si:dkey-92i15.4, whose amino-acid sequence is MDSSLLPASQNEYGKQRTGVKFTVRSANSPTYSLSRSSGVRKREGIGEVAERERYRKHTNTNGTNKDDDTVTGCETRTRSGSSVSTNRTIPEFGTDRRENPAFESQGRSAWRGSNLTSRSKSLDFKTGARKPDPNTIADFSQLSNNNKGDTSKYAGALEGRRTQIEGSVMDRISSLPAFNSVGVSNLQERSELLERGSRGKTLPTRLRSLSGSNYSYTETSASLGPKSGQSIMERIEKLFGPTGFGKTDDYKNRDSSNNSESSTESLISQQQKPHEKTAGGTFPMSFFSKDSNSAVKSGLSLWTQKDANASGFETSFSSGASIRDSSPGGWMQGRYSEESGVNWGKGFMETGTRSLDRARSRSSIAAQIRSARANAQPKTLLEETPDSFRESSEFRDKSKDDSSANNGEENRKTNVIRGMLRDRTRSVDGPDQITELKGGNAYEDVFETNPQKTNVKTAERKKALSVSSAASVRKKINQFEALTQRTQSFATGQVQIPRRTFSVPAQASRGHEGVKKSGSAKEINELRKKWAGLQEEGEAQDKSEDKMMGTVNKVWPDRNLSVDEIGLRIKKEQTGLNDLDQKRKIDSTDDLKFSRLKTTQEMPHESDRAVSGKLGTDEIDFSKASSPEEASERDVTGSSTPTPLPPCDPSHKERSHSDITSPVSDDEQTPTNSPSYLLTTSPVAQLGDVTPTADSDNKSPPVFTCPAKDPDSSPRALPTSSNNNLQDVISPDIQTTPQKGKKRLLDLNAWIAGLNPDLKVFSDDEDVDDDESTQKDDDSNYDSDSGESSVTITSNMSQSDRRSFSVTLSDLCNFAGADYDSENDSDDWQSTNRRTASMSSDMSAFSCVSVMPAEELDKLVEEVRNLGDGALQDYDDVQVVVLHKDVGVGLGFSLAGGVDQNKPITVHKVFHSGVAAKQGSIKEGDQVLSINGTALSGSAHWEALRVLRRAKAKDMVVVVVRRGDIIDSSKKGEEGNSRGQTPEQYETGQTVSVQLQKNSRDLGFSLEGGEGSSLGNRPLTVQKIFQGGPVDMVYPGDEVLEVQGTSVVGMRRLEAWTLIRALPPGPVDVVLRRSHKHPET